A DNA window from Halichondria panicea chromosome 16, odHalPani1.1, whole genome shotgun sequence contains the following coding sequences:
- the LOC135349601 gene encoding ADP-ribosylation factor-like protein 13B, giving the protein MGSCQSRSSQVVTPGNIREVKIVVFGLDNSGKSTLLANLNGDSTEDITPTIGFSSTKLNQNGCAVTLYDVGGGPRIRGIWKNYFSEAYGIIYVVDSSSPDRFTEAADALREVMGHEKIVGKPLLVFANKKDVTEACSEAQLTSSMALEEMVTQEQLQVMKCIALKQASGNKSDPSLRRGLSWLLGSVVSRYEELGERVRCDVTVQREREATERRERMERVRKMREERDKLQAAESEETESVDGPPANPFKPISVVAVEVEQREAARKRIATQAQSTASQNTQDVVREDSVHASPGPSGVRQDSHSSVSQSSSRLSDTASLTDVTPPTAHGGDGSGSSESLQLITPLPHDGPPSQGLPHDGPPSGGLRSEGSRSASPSIAKRTRLEPIKSKKERKQMLITRLKNRNKTFPAPPQPSPLAHRNTWTEAELEPALSTEDPLEGLPPLPVVRRVLPPIHMRGTELKAFHTEEELTIVPSSAVEQVSHPPPVSA; this is encoded by the exons ATGGGAAGTTGCCAGTCAAGAAGCTCACAAGTTGTTACTCCTGGGAACATTAG AGAGGTGAAGATTGTTGTGTTTGGATTGGACAACTCTGGAAAGTCAACGCTGTTGGCAAACCTAAATGGAG ACTCCACTGAGGATATTACACCGACCATTGGCTTCTCTAGTACCAAGCTCAATCAGAACGGGTGTGCAGTGACCTTGTATGATGTAGGAGGGGGGCCAAGGATAAGAGGAATATGGAAGAACTATTTCTCTGAA GCATATGGGATCATCTACGTGGTTGACTCGAGCTCTCCTGATCGGTTTACAGAGGCTGCAGATGCCCTTCGTGAGGTTATGGGCCACGAGAAGATTGTTGGTAAACCTCTCCTAGTGTTTGCAAACAAAAAGGACGTGACTGAGGCTTGCAGTGAGGCTCAACTAACCAGCAGCATGGCTCTAGAGGAGATGGTAACTCAAGAGCAGCTGCAAGTG ATGAAGTGTATAGCTCTGAAGCAAGCCAGTGGGAACAAGAGTGATCCATCACTGCGCAGGGGACTGAGCTGGTTGCTAGGGAGTGTGGTCAGTCGCTATGAGGAGCTAGGAGAGCGTGTACGATGTGATGTGACAGttcagagagagagggaggctACAGAGCGACGGGAGAGAATGGAGCGGGTCCGCAAGATGAGGGAGGAGAGAGACAA ACTCCAGGCTGCTGAGAGTGAAGAGACTGAGTCAGTGGATGGTCCTCCAGCCAACCCCTTCAAGCCCATCTCT gtggTGGCTGTGGAGGTGGAGCAGAGGGAGGCAGCACGCAAGAGGATAGCCACTCAAGCACAGTCCACTGCCAGTCAGAACACGCAAG ATGTTGTCAGAGAggacagtgtgcatgcatccCCCGGCCCCAGTGGTGTGAGACAGGACAGCCACTCCTCCGTCAGCCAGTCCTCTAGTAGACTATCTGATACAGCATCACTCACTGAC GTGACTCCACCCACTGCCCACGGTGGTGATGGTAGTGGTAGCTCGGAGTCCCTCCAGCTCATCACTCCCCTACCACATGATGGACCACCCTCACAGGGCCTACCACATGACGGGCCACCCTCTGGAGGCCTGCGGTCAGAGGGATCACGATCAGCCTCACCCTCTATAGCCAAAAGGACACGACTGGAACCCATCAAG AGTAAGAAAGAGCGGAAACAGATGCTTATAACTCGACTAAAGAACAGAAACAAGACATTCCCGGCCCCCCCACAACCATCCCCGCTggcccacaggaacacatggACAGAGGCCGAGTTGGAACCTGCCCTGTCCACAGAGGACCCACTGGAGGGACTTCCCCCTCTCCCAGTGGTCAGGAGGGTACTGCCACCTATACACA TGAGGGGAACTGAACTGAAAGCATTCCACACTGAAGAG GAGCTGACGATTGTGCCCTCTAGTGCAGTGGAGCAAGTATCCCACCCTCCCCCTGTCTCTGCATAG
- the LOC135349602 gene encoding germ cell-less protein-like 1 isoform X2 yields MGGAWSEGVRQVPTPARQVAQPSNKATPLSNPRKRALSEEDIEELSPKRKKIKSTSNYIYQTLFRDGINSDLTIRALGKEWKLHKVYLCQSGYFSSMFSGSWRESNQSDISLSIPDTNITPEALDVAFSSLYKDHVHVGETEVVPLVAAATMLQLDGLLEHCQVYMRENMSLERVVPFLMASTQYGLKNLKEECDNMLRLHLVKSYSVSLLKHTELLAELLSSPELYVLQVEMDVYTLAKRWLYVSLHPDWSGEMDKLLTDSDQFFREHSTANDDRCFLECPGKEEWGRVFRGVRVQHILNDVVSVRTVEGDKIIPDGWLLPLYRSQWLSMLIVDQRMDTGPSNLSTDQFLATSLRCGRVIHEPGEYCWRWTGFSFGFDVLIMYNSSTGVINVKRNTKSQPCVSAVSMQPTRTIMLRLRAALFDGSKFDTGVCQVPLTLDEEYHILTISNSSFPLYVSVNLALTSRTDSHEQSS; encoded by the exons ATGGGTGGAGCATGGAGCGAGGGTGTGCGCCAAGTCCCCACCCCTGCTAGGCAGGTAGCACAGCCTAGTAACAAAGCCACACCCCTTAGCAACCCCCGTAAGCGAGCACTGAGCGAGGAGGACATAGAAGAACTGTCTCCAAAGAGGAAGAAAATTAAGAGTACTTCCAACTACATCTACCAGACGCTCTTCAGAGATGGCATCAACAGCGACCTCACCATCCGTGCCCTCG GTAAGGAGTGGAAGCTTCACAAGGTCTACCTCTGCCAG tcGGGATACTTCTCCAGCATGTTCAGTGGCAGCTGGCGGGAGAGCAATCAGTCAGACATCAGTCTCAGTATACCAGATACCAACATCACTCctgaag CTCTGGATGTGGCATTCAGCTCATTGTACAAAGATCATGTTCATGTGGGGGAGACTGAGGTAGTACCTCTGGTTGCTGCTGCCACCATGCTGCAGCTG GATGGTCTGTTGGAGCATTGCCAGGTATACATGAGGGAGAACATGAG TCTGGAACGTGTGGTACCATTTCTGATGGCCTCCACTCAGTACGGACTTAAGAACCTCAAGGAAGA GTGTGACAACATGTTGAGGCTTCACTTGGTCAAGAGCTATAGCGTATCACTGCTGAAACA CACTGAGCTGCTAGCTGAACTGCTGTCTTCTCCAGAGCTCTATGTCTTGCAGGTGGAGATGGATGTGTACACTCTAGCCAAGAGA tgGTTGTACGTGTCCCTACATCCTGACTGGAGCGGGGAGATGGACAAGCTTCTCACTGACTCTGATCAATTCTTCAGGGAACACA GTACTGCTAACGATGACAGGTGCTTCCTCGAGTGCCCAGGGAAGGAGGAATGGGGGAGAGTGTTTCGTGGGGTTAGAGTTCAGCACATTCTCAATGATGTAGTGTCAGTGAGGACCGTCGAGGGTGACAAGATCATTCCCGATG GCTGGCTGCTGCCACTCTATCGGAGCCAGTGGCTGAGCATGCTCATAGTAGATCAGAGAATGGACACTGG TCCTTCTAATCTGAGCACTGACCAGTTCCTAGCTACCTCTCTACGCTGCGGTAGAGTGATCCACGAGCCAGGAGAG TACTGCTGGAGGTGGACTGGTTTCTCTTTTGGCTTTGACGTACTCATCATGTACAACTCTAGCACTGG AGTGATCAATGTGAAGCGGAACACTAAATCCCAGCCGTGCGTGTCAGCAGTCAGTATGCAGCCTACCAGAACAATAATGTTGAG ATTAAGAGCCGCGTTGTTTGATGGTTCAAAGTTCGATACTGGCGTGTGCCAAGTGCCGCTAACGCTTGATGAG GAATACCACATACTGACAATCAGCAACTCATCGTTCCCATTGTATGTCAGCGTTAATTTGGCACTAACTTCAAGAACTGATTCTCACGAACAATCTTCATAA
- the LOC135349602 gene encoding germ cell-less protein-like 1 isoform X1, translating into MGGAWSEGVRQVPTPARQVAQPSNKATPLSNPRKRALSEEDIEELSPKRKKIKSTSNYIYQTLFRDGINSDLTIRALGKEWKLHKVYLCQSGYFSSMFSGSWRESNQSDISLSIPDTNITPEALDVAFSSLYKDHVHVGETEVVPLVAAATMLQLDGLLEHCQVYMRENMSLERVVPFLMASTQYGLKNLKEECDNMLRLHLVKSYSVSLLKQLSTELLAELLSSPELYVLQVEMDVYTLAKRWLYVSLHPDWSGEMDKLLTDSDQFFREHSTANDDRCFLECPGKEEWGRVFRGVRVQHILNDVVSVRTVEGDKIIPDGWLLPLYRSQWLSMLIVDQRMDTGPSNLSTDQFLATSLRCGRVIHEPGEYCWRWTGFSFGFDVLIMYNSSTGVINVKRNTKSQPCVSAVSMQPTRTIMLRLRAALFDGSKFDTGVCQVPLTLDEEYHILTISNSSFPLYVSVNLALTSRTDSHEQSS; encoded by the exons ATGGGTGGAGCATGGAGCGAGGGTGTGCGCCAAGTCCCCACCCCTGCTAGGCAGGTAGCACAGCCTAGTAACAAAGCCACACCCCTTAGCAACCCCCGTAAGCGAGCACTGAGCGAGGAGGACATAGAAGAACTGTCTCCAAAGAGGAAGAAAATTAAGAGTACTTCCAACTACATCTACCAGACGCTCTTCAGAGATGGCATCAACAGCGACCTCACCATCCGTGCCCTCG GTAAGGAGTGGAAGCTTCACAAGGTCTACCTCTGCCAG tcGGGATACTTCTCCAGCATGTTCAGTGGCAGCTGGCGGGAGAGCAATCAGTCAGACATCAGTCTCAGTATACCAGATACCAACATCACTCctgaag CTCTGGATGTGGCATTCAGCTCATTGTACAAAGATCATGTTCATGTGGGGGAGACTGAGGTAGTACCTCTGGTTGCTGCTGCCACCATGCTGCAGCTG GATGGTCTGTTGGAGCATTGCCAGGTATACATGAGGGAGAACATGAG TCTGGAACGTGTGGTACCATTTCTGATGGCCTCCACTCAGTACGGACTTAAGAACCTCAAGGAAGA GTGTGACAACATGTTGAGGCTTCACTTGGTCAAGAGCTATAGCGTATCACTGCTGAAACAGTTAAG CACTGAGCTGCTAGCTGAACTGCTGTCTTCTCCAGAGCTCTATGTCTTGCAGGTGGAGATGGATGTGTACACTCTAGCCAAGAGA tgGTTGTACGTGTCCCTACATCCTGACTGGAGCGGGGAGATGGACAAGCTTCTCACTGACTCTGATCAATTCTTCAGGGAACACA GTACTGCTAACGATGACAGGTGCTTCCTCGAGTGCCCAGGGAAGGAGGAATGGGGGAGAGTGTTTCGTGGGGTTAGAGTTCAGCACATTCTCAATGATGTAGTGTCAGTGAGGACCGTCGAGGGTGACAAGATCATTCCCGATG GCTGGCTGCTGCCACTCTATCGGAGCCAGTGGCTGAGCATGCTCATAGTAGATCAGAGAATGGACACTGG TCCTTCTAATCTGAGCACTGACCAGTTCCTAGCTACCTCTCTACGCTGCGGTAGAGTGATCCACGAGCCAGGAGAG TACTGCTGGAGGTGGACTGGTTTCTCTTTTGGCTTTGACGTACTCATCATGTACAACTCTAGCACTGG AGTGATCAATGTGAAGCGGAACACTAAATCCCAGCCGTGCGTGTCAGCAGTCAGTATGCAGCCTACCAGAACAATAATGTTGAG ATTAAGAGCCGCGTTGTTTGATGGTTCAAAGTTCGATACTGGCGTGTGCCAAGTGCCGCTAACGCTTGATGAG GAATACCACATACTGACAATCAGCAACTCATCGTTCCCATTGTATGTCAGCGTTAATTTGGCACTAACTTCAAGAACTGATTCTCACGAACAATCTTCATAA
- the LOC135349604 gene encoding alanine--tRNA ligase-like has product MDCKDAAPPPFQPTTQLIDPTRIDLMAAVSALPAIAASSLLTQHLYYDDTELFSSVGRVISQYAATKDGQEVLVLDQTVMHPQGGGQPSDVGVISSPDGETSFRVGHVQKPRGAGYIEHVGEYSSPGRFTVGDEVSVEIDSTRRMLHARLHSAGHLLDTAFVNIGVKDLIPEKGYHFPDGPYVEYVGNIPAEKRETTIQQLNKEAQRLIEEAAGVVVTMNDKGERVVDVGGSECPCGGTHVKGVADIRGLTVTKIKKSKKNVRVSYVLSDN; this is encoded by the exons ATGGACTGCAAAGATgcagccccgccccctttcCAGCCTACTACTCAATTGATTGACCCAACTCGGATTGACCTCATGGCTGCTGTGTCTGCTCTCCCGGCCATCGCAGCCTCCTCTCTGCTCACCCAGCACCTTTACTACGACGACACTGAGCTGTTCTCCAGTGTAGGCCGTGTTATCTCACAGTATGCAGCCACTAAGGACGGTCAAGAGGTACTGGTGTTGGACCAAACTGTCATGCATCCACAGGGAG GAGGTCAGCCCAGTGATGTGGGGGTCATTTCCTCTCCTGATGGTGAGACGAGCTTCAGAGTGGGGCATGTACAGAAGCCTCGCGGTGCTGGCTACATTGAGCACGTAGGAGAGTACAGCTCCCCCGGAAG gttCACAGTGGGGGATGAGGTGTCAGTGGAGATCGATAGTACACGAAGGATGCTCCACGCTCGACTTCACAGTGCTGGTCATCTTCTGGACACTGCCTTTGTCAATATCGGAGTAAAGGACCTCATCCCAGAGAAG GGCTACCATTTCCCCGATGGTCCGTACGTTG AATACGTTGGCAACATTCCTGCTGAGAAGAGAGAGACGACCATACAACAGCTCAACAAAGAAGCTCAGCGACTTATTGAG GAAGCGGCTGGGGTTGTCGTGACAATGAATGATAAAG GGGAGCGTGTGGTGGACGTGGGCGGTAGCGAGTGTCCGTGTGGAGGGACCCACGTCAAGGGTGTGGCTGATATCAGAGGTCTCACTGTCACTAAAATTAAGAAG AGCAAAAAGAACGTTAGAGTTTCCTATGTACTCAGTGACAATTAA
- the LOC135349603 gene encoding adhesion G protein-coupled receptor B1-like: MHCPEAVLILQCTLIAIVSSSEDDISRPFTNENGRSIHVTFERSASQCNNTLTTLTNTCDYTILNNISLQYTPLNTNLSIVSYSTEGLPIVCLYLPMQPASFLMQGFSPLALSLYQTATVLVLCTSLAVLLLAVAYIANSRTISSFLTINLALSLAIGDITLIFNAFGHGIDTLCILSAMAEHFFLLTEFSWLALLGGNFALRFYRIANSLPPKLNSFIMLLYLCIGWGPSFLFTGVAVVIYSLPGAEWVIYGQSGFCHLAPSPAVVLLLITPIIAGWIVAMAALLWILLYLYKIPFHFDTSDKKRFAFILGFLVVMAADIVMTMWVLLDRSPPTHVTSLFVYIFVLFARSLLLATGFIPKRQLIKKLKSILRNKVSPTSYIEPHPHLCPGIDPLDAAELVNMMSDPSLVPKIYTCARQLISQQ; the protein is encoded by the coding sequence ATGCACTGCCCTGAGGCTGTATTGATATTGCAGTGTACACTAATTGCTATCGTATCAAGCTCAGAGGACGACATTTCTCGTCCCTTTACCAATGAGAATGGGAGATCTATACACGTGACCTTTGAGAGATCTGCCAGCCAGTGTAACAACACCCTCACTACCCTAACCAACACATGTGACTACACCATACTCAACAACATCTCTCTTCAGTACACTCCTCTCAACACTAACCTCTCTATTGTGAGTTACTCAACGGAAGGTCTTCCCATTGTCTGCCTCTACCTCCCTATGCAGCCAGCCTCATTCTTGATGCAAGGTTTCTCCCCCCTTGCCCTCAGCCTCTACCAGACAGCCACAGTCCTTGTCCTCTGCACGTCTCTGGCTGTGCTTTTATTGGCTGTTGCTTACATTGCTAACTCAAGAACTATATCGTCTTTCCTCACCATCAACCTAGCCCTCTCCCTGGCCATTGGGGACATCACACTCATTTTCAACGCTTTTGGCCATGGCATAGACACGCTCTGTATCCTCTCAGCAATGGCCGAACATTTCTTCTTATTGACCGAGTTCTCTTGGTTGGCTCTCCTCGGGGGCAACTTTGCATTGAGGTTTTATCGAATTGCTAACAGCCTTCCTCCTAAATTGAACTCGTTTATTATGCTGTTATATTTGTGTATTGGATGGGGACCTTCGTTCCTGTTCACCGGTGTTGCCGTGGTGATATACTCTCTCCCGGGTGCTGAGTGGGTTATATATGGACAGTCTGGTTTCTGTCACCTTGCACCATCACCTGCAGTTGTCCTCCTTCTTATCACTCCAATCATCGCTGGATGGATCGTAGCAATGGCTGCATTGCTATGGATTCTGTTGTATCTCTACAAGATCCCCTTCCATTTTGACACGAGTGACAAGAAACGGTTTGCGTTTATACTCGGTTTTCTGGTTGTCATGGCCGCGGATATCGTCATGACGATGTGGGTGCTGTTAGACAGATCACCGCCCACACATGTGACCTCTTTATTTGTCTATATTTTTGTCCTGTTTGCACGATCGTTGCTCCTGGCAACAGGATTCATTCCAAAACGTCAACTAATAAAGAAACTGAAGTCCATCCTCAGGAATAAGGTGTCGCCCACCTCCTACATTGAACCACACCCCCACCTGTGTCCTGGCATTGACCCACTAGACGCAGCAGAATTAGTCAACATGATGTCGGACCCGTCCCTAGTACCAAAGATATACACATGTGCAAGACAGTTAATCTCTCAACAATAA
- the LOC135349600 gene encoding uncharacterized protein LOC135349600, producing MSGSRMQVSNGASDTIQKFDTMQKSDTIQKSDTIQKTLGSHGGRLKLSERGYKLFLRAELVGLCVLIGVVWALLAIPVFLFHLSPIDEDVSVNISAVRGGEPGFLRHLNDSNNTDTCQFNCSTGFYCSGGVVCLPSCDWKEIPQDSSDLTDVLVRLLVAVGVIVGIIVIVISCIRRKRMFRFPSVLIIYHNITWLLIGMTVLISLSDRDALYCVSDDLIESIITSSGFCVFTGVVFYYGLLQLLTWWICHVTILFWKIKFPFQARSFDQSNRTKYIHIACILISLFLPLVPILITIGNNLDEPRLGTVGFTMTRFPPLLCTSIDSNATFYALVLPVILILDTGLALLIIMLWFIHKQTVRMKADKDGNPLKLGTAEKKLLVIIVYYVLLAVLALTTFTIFSQTLPLFMKRLFEYFTCEQTGSPESAPCDTGGFQDLTNPIPANMSFVLLAVNPWLNLVFALNIRELKELLCPYVQRTKSLLIRDQSSITTTTSDKTNSISHNSNTMP from the exons ATGTCTGGATCCAGAATGCAAGTCAGTAATGGAGCCTCTGATACTATACAGAAGTTTGATACTATGCAGAAGTCTGATACTATTCAAAAGTCTGACACTATCCAGAAGACACTGGGTAGCCATGGTGGCAGACTGAAGCTCTCAGAGAGAGGTTACAAGTTGTTCCTGAGGGCTGAGTTGGTTGGACTGTGTGTGCTGATAGGAGTGGTGTGGGCACTGCTTGCAATACCAGTGTTCCTGTTCCACCTCTCTCCA ATTGATGAGGATGTGAGTGTGAACATCTCTGCAGTGCGAGGAG GTGAGCCGGGCTTTCTCCGTCATCTTAACGACTCAAACAACACCGACACTTGTCAGTTCAACTGCAGCACGGGCTTCTACTGCAGTGGAGGTGTGGTCTGTCTCCCCTCTTGTGACTGGAAGGAGATACCACAAGATTCCAGTGACCTCACAGACGTACTTGTTAGACTACTGGTTGCCGTGGGAGTCATTGTCGGCATTATCGTCATAGTGATATCCTGTATCCGTAGAAAGAGAAt GTTCAGGTTCCCATCCGTACTCATCATCTATCACAACATCACATGGTTGCTCATTG GAATGACTGTGCTCATCTCCCTGAGTGACCGTGATGCACTCTATTGTGTCTCTGATGACCTCATTGAGAGCATCATCACTTCCTCTGGGTTCTGTGTGTTTACAG GTGTTGTGTTTTACTATGGACTTCTGCAACTGTTGACCTGGTGGATTTGTCATGTTACCATTCTATTCTGGAAGATCAAGTTCCCATTCCAGGCTCGCTCCTTCGACCAGTCCAACCGCACCAAGTACATCCACATTGCCTGCATCCTCATCTCCCTGTTCCTCCCTCTCGTGCCGATACTGATCACCATTGGCAACAATCTGGACGAGCCTCGGTTGGGTACAGTGGGGTTCACGATGACGCGGTTTCCCCCTCTCCTCTGCACCAGCATCGATTCCAATGCCACATTCTACGCTCTGGTTCTGCCAGTCATTCTCATATTGGATACAGGGCTGGCTCTGCTCATCATCATGCTCTGGTTCATACACAAG caaacTGTTCGTATGAAGGCGGACAAAGACGGGAATCCTCTCAAGCTAGGAACTGCTGAGAAGAAGCTACTAGTCATCATTGTCTACTATGTGCTCCTGGCTGTGCTGGCTCTAACCACATTCACTATATTCTCCCAAACACTGCCTCTATTTATGAAACGTCTGTTTGAGTACTTTACATGTGAGCAGACTGGATCTCCCGAGAGTGCTCCTTGTGATACGGGGGGCTTTCAAGACCTCACCAACCCCATACCTGCTAACATGTCCTTTGTGCTACTGGCCGTCAACCCGTGGCTTAACCTCGTATTTGCGCTCAACATCAGAGAGTTGAAGGAGCTGCTCTGTCCCTACGTGCAGAGAACCAAGAGCTTACTCATAAGAGACCAAAGCAGCATCACTACTACCACTAGTGACAAGACTAACAGTATTAGCCACAACTCAAATACAATGCCGTAA